The sequence GGGAACGGGAAACGAACGCGTACTTTCAAACGGCCCTGCCTCAACAACCCCGACTGTACGCTTACACCGATGGCATCGTTCCATTTACTGCCGTAGGTTTGCACTTTTACACCCTCGCCATCAAAAGTAAAACTACTGCTGATGCCGCCTGTCCATAGGTTCAATTCCTGGCGGATGTTTTGGATATCCGATGGTTTAGCTTCGCTGCCATCCTTATGCAATAGCACAAAACCCAGGTTGCCCAGTTGCAGGCGATGCGGGTTTTCGCGATACCAGTTCACCGCGTCTTTAGTACGCTGCGATGAATTGCCTTGTGTAGAATAGCTGGCCTCGTGCCCGTTAAAATGGTAGGTCTTCAGCGTTTCCTCAAATTTAAAATCGCCGCTGTTAGGGAACTTGCCCCAACCCCATTCCGATTGTGTGCCTAACGGTACGCCCTTGGCATAATGCTCCGGAAAAGTTTGCAGACCGGTAGCATCTACTGTAAACGCGAATCGGCCGTTACCAACGGTAAGCGAGGCTAAAGTATCCATCCACTTGTTCACTACGTTATGCCTGGTCACCAAAGCTTTACGATCTATCTTTTGCACGGCTTTTTGTGCCTGCGTGAAGCCCAGCGAAAAACTTGTAATGACGATAACGGATAATATTTTCTTCATTGGATATAATTACGATTCAATTTTAAATATAAACGGTGCGGCGGTCATATACTTGCCCCCCTGCGATGTAGTGAACAAATAAGTGGGCTTCCCTTTTTGAAACAGCAGTTGTGGCCGTTCAAAACGCCCGTACTTATTCAGGTATTTTGGCGGTGGCGGCTGCTGGATATGGTAATAATCGGCATTGAAGTAAGCGATCTCCGGCTCGTTCCATTTTTTGCCGGTTTTTGATGTCATGATCAAACCATCCTGGTGATTATACCAACCCATATCCCGGGCCAGCATATTAAATTTGCCTTTATCCATCCAAACAAAAGCATCCTCCAACTGAGCGTTATTGCCCTTGCCCGAGAAATCGATAACCGGATTACCATCATATTTCACGTACGGCCCCTCCAACTTATCTGACATGGCCAGCCCGTACTTGCGGTTTCCCTTCACCAGCGGGTCGGTACCGGTCTCGTACTCTTTGGTATTCCACGATTTATAGAACAACCAGTATTGCCCGTTGGGATGTTTGATGAATGCCGGATTGGTGGTGCAATGATCGTCCCAGGCACCCTCCGGACCGGGCAGCAGCAGTGGCGAATCGGGTCGTGTCCATGGCCCGTTCAGCGAATCGGCAATGGCCAGGCCTATACGTTTGGTGTTAGTCTTGCCATTACTGTTGCCCATAAAAAACAGGCAATACTTGCCATCAACAAATTTGATGGATGGGTTGTGACAAGTAGTGGCATCCCAAAAACCGGGGCCACGTGGCGCCAGCACCACGCTTTTAAATGCAAACTCGCTTTCGGGCGTATCGGCTACGGCATGGCAGATCTCCGATCCGTTTATCCAGCCACTCATCTTTTTTGATTCTGCCCAGCGCGAAAAGAATACATGGATCTTGCCATCCGGCCCCTCTATCGGGCTATTGCACCATACGTAATAGCCCTCCATTTCCAACGTACGGCCCACAGGCTTCAGCTTTTTAGCAAAGGCCGATACGTGGTCGCCATCAGCCAAAACCAGTCCCGGCATTAATGCCAGTGCCGAAGCTACCCCTATCTGCTGTATAAATTCTCTGCGTTCCATTGTTTAAAACACTACCTGGTAAACCGGCGTAGTTGTTATGCCATTAAGCACGGCATGGCTATTATCCTTAAAATTAGTATCCGTTCCCGGCTCAAAGTAAATATTAGTTTTACCAATCATTGGCGTTAACTGCAGCATAAATTTATCGCCCGCTAAATGCTGCTGCTCGCGGCGCAGGCTGAAAGGCATAGCGCCAAGGCCATAATAGTCGTCGGCGATAATTTTACCATTAGCGTAGATAGCCGCTGTATTTGCCTGGTAATTAATGAATATTAAAACATCGTATACATTAGCGGGCAAACGTTTTGGCAGCGATAACTCGTACGCCTTGTAAGGCAAGGTATCTAAATAGTTAACGCCATAAGCCGGCTTTAAAGGTGTTTGCCCAATGGCTGAAGCGTATTGATTCATCCGCTTATCATCCGATACTTGTTTAAACGGAACATCTACCCGAGCGGCAGACTTCAACGCCACATCGTAACGGTTAAATATACCTGTTGTGGTAGCCGCATGCACATCTTTATTCTTTACCCGGATGGCCGGATAAGTATAAAACGAGAACTTCTCGTTGCCGACAGAACGTATCGTTAGCGAGTCCTTTACCTCATCATAAAACGCCTGTTTATCGGCTATCAGTAAAGTTTTAATTCCCTTTATATCAAATGTGTAACTATTTTTTGCTTCTTCTTTAGTTAAGATGATAAGCTTTACTTTTTTACCCGACTTTGTGGTAATACTTGCCACACAATTTTTACCCGGCTTGATATCTGTAAGATAGGTAAAGCCGCCATCCTTAACCGCTTTACCGCTTGCGAAAGTTATTTGGGCAATGGTTTTGTTATCCAGTTTAAATTCTGGCTTGATGTTGCCGATAGGATAGTAAAAATAGCTATTGCCCAAAACAGCTGATGGGTGAACTGTAGCGTATTTGATCAGTAAACCACCTGCATTATCATTGAACGGTAGCGCGCCATAGTCGCCATCGCTAATATTAATGCCGCCTTTTTCGGGGATACGTATCGTTTCGCCAGCCGTTTTAATGATAAACGCCGCCTGGTGGGCAGCCATATTTGCATGACGGGTGTAATTATTGAAAAACACAAATCCCGAATTACCTTTATTACGCACCGCGTAACGCAAGGTCTGCATATCATCAGGCTTAGACGGGTTATCTGCCGGGATGGTACTGAACATAGGCGCCAGTTTTTCGGTATAGCTGCTGATGAACTGATGCAGCAATTTCAAATCGTGATAACTTTCGCGGGGATATCCCCATTCATTGAGCGGTGCCTGGAAATCGTACGATATCAGGGGATAATCGTTTGGATACGGATAAATACCTGTCTTCGATTCCTGCGTTGGGTAACTACCATCCCAACTTAGCGGGTGCTGCGTACCATGGAAAACATAGTAACCCAGCATATTAGCGCCAGTACCTAAACGAGTATATAGCATACCCATTACATCTGCCGGTTTAATAATTGGACGGCGTAAATAGGTAATTTGGATCCCCGGCCCCATCTCCACTGTTAAAAACGGATGGCGGTATATGGGCTGACTGGCTTCTTCGGCAACAGGTTTATTAATATCGTTCCCAATGTTTTTATCGCGGCGGTCGGTAATAAATGTATAAAGGTTATTTGGCGGAAGTTCCTTAGTATTCTGCGTCCACGGTGCTTCGGCATAACCGCCCCAAAGTGGTAATACGTCATCCTCGGGCACAATTGGCCCGGGCCAACCGGTTACTACGTAAAACGGCACGTCCATCCCAAGGCTTACAGCCAACTTTTTCAAAGCGGCCATATACTGGTAACCCGCGCTTTGCGGACTGGTGCTGCGCACTTCGTTATCAACCTGCAAGCCAATAATAGGGCCGCCATCTTTATAGTAAAGTCCTTTAAATTGTTTAGCCAGTTCGGTATACCAGGTAACAACCTCGGGCTGGATGTTGCCGTTGGTACTGGCACGGTCGGTGCCGCTTTTTAAACGTTTTTTTACATACCAATCAGGATAACCACCATTACGGGCTTCGCCATGCGCCCATGGCCCAACGCGTACTACAGCCTGCAAGCCGTGTTTAGCACACAATTGCAAAAAGTAACGCACATCCCGGTTATCATCAAAACGAAAATGCCCTTCTTCCTCCTCGTGATGATTCCAGAAGTTATACAGGGCGATAACCTGTATACCCGCCGCCTTCATTTGCAGCAGGGCCTGCTCCCACTCGGCACGGGGGTAGCGCGAATAATGGAACTCGCCCATTATCGGCAAAACTGGTTTACCACCCCGGCGCAGGTACCAGTTGTTCAGATCGAACTTTTGACCTTTCGGATCGACGTTGGTTCCCTGTTTAAAATGATTGTTCTCCACATAAGCAGGATACTTACCTAACGCTACAGTATGCTCTTCTACCGATTGCGCATAACTTGAAACTCCAAACCATCCCGCGAATGCGGCCAATAAACTGATATGTTTAAGATATGCAGGCACTATTTCAGAAATTTATTTAGGGTTAGATCAGGGTACGATTTGATACCGGCAATCACAAATTTGGTATTCTCTTTAGCGCCGGCCTCGATGGTATGGGTATGGTCGGCATGGAAATAAGTGGCACGCACTTTGGCTTCGCCTTCCTTATCATAAAAATCGCAGATCATGGTGTTCAGATCGATGAAGTAAGCGCCGGTTTGCTGCGCTACTTCCTTAGCCCATGCACCATAATTGTTGGTCATATTGCGGCCTGATGATTTACCGTCCTTCCAATCATTACGCGGTATAGGCGAGCAGATGATGGCGATAGCGCCTTTAGCTTTGGCATCGTTAATATACTTGCGCATATACCATCCGTAGCTGTGCACCACTTCCTGTTTTTGCATGTATTTCATAGGGTTGTACACCTCCTTTTGCTCGTCGCCAACGCCTTTAAAAGTGCCGCGGGCACGGGCCGTATCATCCAGCGGGCCGTTATCGTTATGGCCGAACTGCATGATCACATAATCGCCCGGCTTTACTTTGGCCAGTACCTTATCCCACAAACCCATGTTAATAAACGACCGGCTGCTGGTGCCGCCAAGCGCATCATTCTCAATATTTATCCGGGTAGTATCAAAGTATTCGTGAATATAATGCCCCCATCCCCACTGTCCATCCGAGCCCATTTTCTGACCATCATCGCGGCCGTTCTTCACGGTCGAATCGCCGATCATATAAAAAGTGGGCTTATCCTGCGGTTTAATGAACATAAATGACGACAGCGATATGATAGCCGTTGTCAAAATCATTAAACCAGTATGTTTGCGTATGAAACTCTTTGCGTTCATCATCAATATTATTTCTTCACGTAATTATTCAATGCGATGGATGGCTGTAATTTTAACCCCTCAACAAAAGATTGGGCGTTAATTTCGGCACCGGCTTTATTGGTATGCGTGTGGTCGGTACCAAACAGCGCGAAAACCTGTTCGCGGGTTAGCTGGTTGTATTTATTGGCGGTGATGGTATTCACATCCACAAAAGGTACATTTTCCTGCTCGGCTACCTGTTTAGCCCACAGGCCATAGTCTTTATCGGCCAGGATAATTTTCCCGTCCTTATCCCATTCACGGCGCGGTATCATCGAAACTACAATAGGGTTAGCACCTTTTGCTTTCGCTTCGCGGATAAATTTGCGGAAATACCAACCGTAAGTATGCACCACCTCTGGCGCTTTGTTAGCCCAATTAAGGGTAACCGAATCGTCGCTGATGCCCCTTAATACGCCACGGTCGCCGTTCTTTTTAGCGGTATCCGGCTTCGACCCTTCATTGTGGCCGAAACCCATAATTACAAAGTCGCCGGGTTTTAATGATGCAACCACCTTAGCCCAACGGCCTTCGCGGGTAAACGAGCGTGTGCTGCGACCGGCCATGGCGCTGTTTACCACAGTTATACGGTTAGTATCCAGCTGCCAGGCAATGGTGGTACCCCAGCCCCATAATTCCTTATCGTTATTATGCATGGTCGAGTCGCCCACCATATACAACGTAGGCTTTTGCTGGATGAATGCCGAACCGATAACAACCATCATCAGCAGGGCGAAAACGTATTTTATCTTTTTCATTTATTGAGTAAATATTGATTCAGGGGATTTTTAGGGTTGGCACGGATACCATCAACAACAGATTGCGCGTTCACCGCCGCACCCATTTTATTAGTATGCGTTTTATCGGCGGCGAAAATTTTGGCTACCGAATCGGCGCCCATTTTCTCGTATTTATCGGCAGCGATATTATTCATATCGATAAAGATCACGCCCTCCTGCTCGGCTACCTGTTTCGACCACAGGCCGTAGTTCTGATCGGCGCGGGGCACCTTGCCATCTTTAAAAACATCATGCGGTATCATAGATAGCACCATCGGTGTAGCGCCTTTTGACTTGGCTTCGCGGATAAACTTGCGGAAATACCAACCAAAAGTGTGCACGATCTCCAGTTTGCCATCGGGCCAGGTTAAATGTACGGTATCCTCGCCTATGCCTTTCAACACGCCACGCCCGGTAGCACGGCCATTAGCATCAGGGTTTGGCGGCGGGATGCCGGGTTTAGCGCCCTCGTTATGGCCAAAAACCATCAGCACATAATCACCCGGTTTTAGCAGCGAATCTACCTTATCCCAGCGGCCCTCCTTTACAAAGGTACGGGTACTGCGCCCGGCCATAGCATGGTTGGCCACGCTAATGCGGTTGGTATCTACAAAATCGGCAAATGCCGTCCCCCAGCCCATCATCGGCAGGGTATTTTTGGTTGTGGAATCGCCAATGATATAAATGGTTGGCTTTTGTTGTTTTGTAAATGCCAGTCCGATGAGTCCTGCCACCAGCAGCATCGCTAATCCCTTTAATGTATTTTCAGCCCGCTTATCCATAGCTTATTATTTTACAACGTTAATAGCCACCGAACCTGTAGCCACACCCGGCGCCGATGCTTTTACCATTACCGCACCCATAGCGCTGCCTTTTATAATAGCAATGCATTTGCCCTTAAAACTGTTACGATATGGCAGTATAAACGAATCGTGATTGGCCAGATCGCCGTTATCGGTAGCAGCAATAACAGCCGGACCGGTCACACTAAAGGTTACCACCTTATCGCTGTTGGGGCAAAGCACACCATCTGCATCCACCACCTGTGCAGTTACATAGGCTACATCGTCCCAGTTGTTATTTATTTTCGGGCGGTCTACCGTTAATATCACTTTAGCAGGTGCACCGGCGGTCTTGAGCTCATCGTTGGCAACAACTTTACCGCCATTTTTAGCTACAGCTTTAATAGTGCCTTTTTCAAACGGAACGCTCCAATCGCGTGGCGCGTCATTAGCCGGTTTCAGCTTCACACCCAATGATTTACCGTTCAGAAACAACTCCACTTCATCGCAATTGCTGTAAACCGATACGCGGGCATCTGTATAAGCCGCCATATCAGCAGGCGTCCAATCGGCTACCATTGGGCCGCCACCAGCATTATCCCTTTTGCGCACAATATGCACTACCGGTTTCTCCGACCACCAGCTTTCGCGCTGATAACTTAAAGGGCGCGAGCCGCCAGTACGGTCTAACAAAGCCTGCCCGTTAACGGTATTTGGCCAGTCGGCTTCGCCCAGGTAATCTACACCCGTCCACAGGAACTGGCCGGCCATATATTTATTATCGCGCATAGGCAGCCAGGCGCTGAGGGTATGGCCATTTTCGGTACCGATCACTTTCCAATCCGGGTGCGCTTCGTGGGCGGCAACCAGTTCGTTTTCGCGGTAATTTTGGCCAACCACATCCATCATTTTGGCAAAGCCGTTATCGTATACTTTGGATACATTGGGGCGGAACAGCGCCATGGTAACCGGGCGTGTGCCATCAGTCTTGTGGATCAGGTCCTGCATATCGCGGTATTTTTTAAAGCCCGATGAGTCGCCCAGGTTATCGTGGATCTCGTTACCAATACTGTAGATCACGATGGATGGGTGGTTACGGTCGCGCATAACCATATCGCGGGTATCGGTAAGGCCCCATTGTTTAAAAAACTTATCGTAACCGCCTTCGCCGCGCACTTTGTTGGCTTCCCAGGTGTCGAAGTTCTCGTCCATCACCACAAAACCCATGCGGTCGCATAGGTCTAAAAACTCAGGGGCTACCGGGTTGTGCGATGTACGGATACCGTTCACGCCCAAGTCTTTTAGTAATTGCAATCGGCGCTCCCAAACTCGCAATGGAACAGCCGCGCCTACCGCGCCGCCATCGTGGTGCAGGCAAACACCTTTTATCATCAGCTTTTTACCGTTTAGTACAAAGCCTTCTTCTGCGGTAAACTTCGCTTCGCGGATACCGAAACTGGTGGTTTGATCATCAACCACTTTACCGCCAACACTTACCGATGTAAGCGCTTGGTATAAAGCAGGTTTGTCAGTGCTCCATAACTCAGGCTTGGTGATAGTATAGTCGTTCTCTACGGTAACCGAGCCACCCGCAGGCACGCTGCGCGTTCCACCTGACGTCGAGGCGTTAACCGGTTTGCCATCGGCAGCTGCAAAAGTGGTTTTTACCGTAAAGTTTTGGGTTGATCTTCCCGAGTTAACGACGGTTGTTTTAACGTGCACCGTTGCTTTATCGGCACTAACATTTGGTGTGGTTACGTATACACCCCAGTTATCAATATGCAGCGCATCGGTAACTACCAGCCTTACATGCCTGTAAATACCCGCGCCGGTATAATAGCGCGAGGCGGGCTGCACCGAGTTATCGGCACGCACTGATATCACATTGCTTTTGCCATTGCCAAAGTTAAGGTGGCCGGTCAGATCATACATAAAGCTGATATAGCCATAAGGCCGTTTGCCCAGGTGAAAATCGTTTATCCAAACATCGCTGTTGGCCATTACACCATCGAACGCGATGCTCACCTGTTTTGCAGCATCTGCATCATCCATAGTAAAATGCTTACGGTACCAACCTGTACCCGATGGCAAATAACCACCGCCTCGACCTGTAGGGTTATCCTTATTATATTCACCCAAAATCATCCAATCATGCGGAACATCTACCTTTTTCCATTGCGCATCTGCAAAACTTGTTTTGTCGGCTCCGGATGGATCGCCCTGGAAAAACAACCATGACTTGTCGAAAGATAGTGTTTTGCGGCCTGCGGCAGTGGTTTGCGCATGTGTTGTTGCCACAGTTACCAGCAACAGTGAAAGCAATGGAAAGTATATTTTCTTCATAAGCACGATGGTTTATTTTAATTTGGGTTTCAGTTTATCATCAGTTTTTTCCTTCAGTAAGGCCCGGCCAGCTATCCGTTCGGAATGGCGAGGCAGGTAATCCGGCCTTATTATATAAATTGGGATACGGAATACTACGCCACGCGAAACGCACCGCTACCGGTTTGTTTACCAGCGAACTGCTCACTATCAGCATATTTCCTTCTATTTTAGCCTGCGCGCCATGAAAAACGTGGTCATCGCCGGCAATAGTAAATTCTTTGAGGTCGCCATCTTTGGCTACTAATCCCTCGCCCACTTCGTCAAAACTAATGCGGATCTTATCGCCTTCGATTTTCATAGCTTTATAAAGCGGACCTGAATAAGGCATCTCCTTAAAACCATAATCATGCGCAAGTGGCCACAATGCCAGGCGCTTACCAACCAGTTCCTTATTACGCGGATGTACATTGGCCGAGTCGCCGTTATCAATAGTTACAGCCATACCGGTATGCGGCACGTTGCGGTAGGTTAGCAACTGCGCTTCGCGGATCTCGGCATTTTGGGTATAGTGTGGCGAGATCTGCACGAAATAAAACGGCAGGTTTTGATCGTGATGGTCATCGCGCCAGCTTTTTATCATGGCCGGGAACAGTTTGCGATACTGGTAAGCATGGTCGGCATTGCTTTCGCCCTGATACCAGATCACACCTTTTACCGTGTAGTTAATAATAGGCGCTATCATACCGTTATACAGTTTATAAGGCGATTTGCTGTTGGTCATCGGGTCGGCAGGTTTTGCCGGGGCCTTGGGGGCTTTTATATTTTGCAGGCGTGCAGCGGCGGTATCCTTTTGCCATTGCGCCAGTAATGCAGGGTAGTTTTTCATTTCCTGCGGATAGCTTTTCAGCGCGTTATCATAACGGGAAAGGATAACGTTCAGATCGGCGTCCGATTGCAACACTTCCTTCTTCGTCCAGGCTTCGGCTGGGGTACCTCCCCAGGTAGAAGCGATCAGCCCGATGGGGAACCCTGTTTTTGCATAGATCTCGCGGGCGTAGTAATAAGCCACTGCCGAAAACAGGCGGGCGTTACCTGGGTTGGCTTCCTGCCACTCGCCCTGGGTATCATTCATCAACGTATCCGAAACAGTTTCTTTAACGGTGTACTCCCTAATGTATGGGTTATTGATCTTGGCTACTTCGGCCTCGTAATCGTTCACGCCGGTTTCCCAGGTGGCCGGGCCTTTAGCAATGGTAAATTTCATGTTAGATTGTCCCGAACACAACCACACCTCGCCTATCAGTACGTTTTTTATTTCGATGGTATTTTTGCCTTTGAAAGTAAGGCTGTAAGCGGTTTTACTTGCGGCCGGGGTGACTATAGAAATATTCCACTTGCCATTTTTATCGGCGGTAGCAACTATGGCGCTTTTAGACCAGCTATATTCTACACTCACCTTTTCTCCCGGCGATGCCCAGCCCCATAAGTTCACCTTAGATCTTTGCTGCAGCACCATGTTATCGGCAATAACCGAGGGCAGCTTAATATCGGCCCGAGCCATACCGCCGCACAACAATAGCAAAGCAAGCGTTTGCAGTTTTTTAAGGATAAAATTAAAGCCGTTTGGTTTAAAAATCATTCTTCTGTTCATAACTCATATTGGTTTTTAAGAATTTTAAAACTAAAAATTCCTATTGCCCATATATGGTGACTGGTTTGCAATTCATTCAGCAGAAATTACCTTGCGCCGAAGCTATAATTGGTACACGAACTTATAAGATAATTTACCAAATGGCATCCTGTAGTATCCTGTAAAAAACGAGAAAAGCGGCCCGGGCGGGTCGCTATCTCCTTTATTAACCAATTTATTACAGAAGAGAGGTTTAGTGATCTTTTTATATTGCCCGGATGTGTTCAAAACACGAACCATATCCTTCGATGTTTAATTTTTATACTGATAAAATAGCCGATTACGGTTTGTTATAATTGTTATACAAACATAGGGGTCATCAAAAAAACAGCCGTCATGGGGTGTCCTGATTGGGCGGGTTAAACCCTTAATATCAGGACAGTACATGATGGCTGAGGAGCTTTACGCCTGGTATATATACTCACCCCGACTGCGCTACGCTGGTCGACCCTCTCTTCGCTGCGCGGAAAGAGAATAGGAACAGTATCGGATCCCCTCTTTCGCCAAAGGCGAGAGAGGGTGGTCGGGCGTAGCCACGACCGGGTGAGTCCACTCGCCGATGAAGCTCCTGTTACGGTTTCTTCACCGCCAACGGCGTCAACGTTACCGGCCCCATCAAACCTGATGGTTTTGGCGACCAGTTTATTGCCGTAAACAAACCATCGGCACCCCGCGAATCGCGACCGTGTGACGGGAAGTTGGTGTTATAGAATATCCTGTACGGGATATTCTTTTTATCCATATCGATAATACGATTGGCCATCAGGTTGGCCACACGAACTTCCAGTTTGTTTACTGCTTTTAACTGTGCGGCAGAGATGTTCAGTGTATACCGCGGACCTATCAGCGTTGCCAGTTTGGCACCGTTTAAAAACACCTCGGCTTCTTCGTGGGCTTTACCTAAATCAAGCTGCCATGTGCCGGTTGTACCGGCAGGTTTGTTAAAGGTGATGGTATAGCTGCCCGTACCTGAAAATGCCTTAGCGTCATCGCCGCCCAGCTCCGTCCACGATTTTAACTCGCCGGTTTTAATATCGGCAGGGATACTCGGGCCGCCGTTCATAAATTTAAGTGTCCAATCGCCGGTTATAGTAACGGCATCGCCTGCTGTTTGATAATAAATGTATGGCGCGCCAGTAATTACGGTTGGCGATGTTTGCAGCACGCAGCTTTCGCCGGGTTGCAGTTGCAGGTATACACTGGTATGTTTATCCTGCTTTATTTTTGCTATGCCCGATCGTTTGGTCATAGGATTGAAGATCACCACCGATTTGGCGTCAACCGATAGCGGCACCCAGCCATCAACCACTTTATCTGTTTTGTTAGATATAAAATAGCTGTTACCTGTTTTGTAAGTACGGCGCACAAATTGCAGGCCCGAATCAGTCATTTCCTCACGACCAATACCGGCTACAGCCATCAAAGGCGTAACCTCATCCGAAAGCAGGAAGCGCCCTTTGCCAACTTTAGCTTCTTTAACGCCATTATTGGTATTGCTGAATTGCAGTTGAGCTAACAGCCCCATCAGCGCGCTGCCGCGCTCATCCAACTTACCGTATCCGGGCACTGTTGAAGGCAGATTTTTATAAACCACTACAGTAGCACCGGCCTTAGCCAGCGACATGATCTTAGCGAAAACGTCAACCGGGATATATTTGGCATTAGGTAGCAGAATGGTCTTATAGCTATTGCCGCCTGTCATCAGCTTTGTGCCTGCCGATTGTACGTTCAAGATCTGCCTGTCGGATATAAAATCGAAGGTATAGCCTTTTTGCAGCATTTCAGCCGAAGCGGTTTCGAAACCTGTC comes from Mucilaginibacter mali and encodes:
- a CDS encoding glycoside hydrolase family protein, whose protein sequence is MERREFIQQIGVASALALMPGLVLADGDHVSAFAKKLKPVGRTLEMEGYYVWCNSPIEGPDGKIHVFFSRWAESKKMSGWINGSEICHAVADTPESEFAFKSVVLAPRGPGFWDATTCHNPSIKFVDGKYCLFFMGNSNGKTNTKRIGLAIADSLNGPWTRPDSPLLLPGPEGAWDDHCTTNPAFIKHPNGQYWLFYKSWNTKEYETGTDPLVKGNRKYGLAMSDKLEGPYVKYDGNPVIDFSGKGNNAQLEDAFVWMDKGKFNMLARDMGWYNHQDGLIMTSKTGKKWNEPEIAYFNADYYHIQQPPPPKYLNKYGRFERPQLLFQKGKPTYLFTTSQGGKYMTAAPFIFKIES
- a CDS encoding beta-galactosidase produces the protein MPAYLKHISLLAAFAGWFGVSSYAQSVEEHTVALGKYPAYVENNHFKQGTNVDPKGQKFDLNNWYLRRGGKPVLPIMGEFHYSRYPRAEWEQALLQMKAAGIQVIALYNFWNHHEEEEGHFRFDDNRDVRYFLQLCAKHGLQAVVRVGPWAHGEARNGGYPDWYVKKRLKSGTDRASTNGNIQPEVVTWYTELAKQFKGLYYKDGGPIIGLQVDNEVRSTSPQSAGYQYMAALKKLAVSLGMDVPFYVVTGWPGPIVPEDDVLPLWGGYAEAPWTQNTKELPPNNLYTFITDRRDKNIGNDINKPVAEEASQPIYRHPFLTVEMGPGIQITYLRRPIIKPADVMGMLYTRLGTGANMLGYYVFHGTQHPLSWDGSYPTQESKTGIYPYPNDYPLISYDFQAPLNEWGYPRESYHDLKLLHQFISSYTEKLAPMFSTIPADNPSKPDDMQTLRYAVRNKGNSGFVFFNNYTRHANMAAHQAAFIIKTAGETIRIPEKGGINISDGDYGALPFNDNAGGLLIKYATVHPSAVLGNSYFYYPIGNIKPEFKLDNKTIAQITFASGKAVKDGGFTYLTDIKPGKNCVASITTKSGKKVKLIILTKEEAKNSYTFDIKGIKTLLIADKQAFYDEVKDSLTIRSVGNEKFSFYTYPAIRVKNKDVHAATTTGIFNRYDVALKSAARVDVPFKQVSDDKRMNQYASAIGQTPLKPAYGVNYLDTLPYKAYELSLPKRLPANVYDVLIFINYQANTAAIYANGKIIADDYYGLGAMPFSLRREQQHLAGDKFMLQLTPMIGKTNIYFEPGTDTNFKDNSHAVLNGITTTPVYQVVF
- a CDS encoding rhamnogalacturonan acetylesterase, translated to MILTTAIISLSSFMFIKPQDKPTFYMIGDSTVKNGRDDGQKMGSDGQWGWGHYIHEYFDTTRINIENDALGGTSSRSFINMGLWDKVLAKVKPGDYVIMQFGHNDNGPLDDTARARGTFKGVGDEQKEVYNPMKYMQKQEVVHSYGWYMRKYINDAKAKGAIAIICSPIPRNDWKDGKSSGRNMTNNYGAWAKEVAQQTGAYFIDLNTMICDFYDKEGEAKVRATYFHADHTHTIEAGAKENTKFVIAGIKSYPDLTLNKFLK
- a CDS encoding rhamnogalacturonan acetylesterase yields the protein MKKIKYVFALLMMVVIGSAFIQQKPTLYMVGDSTMHNNDKELWGWGTTIAWQLDTNRITVVNSAMAGRSTRSFTREGRWAKVVASLKPGDFVIMGFGHNEGSKPDTAKKNGDRGVLRGISDDSVTLNWANKAPEVVHTYGWYFRKFIREAKAKGANPIVVSMIPRREWDKDGKIILADKDYGLWAKQVAEQENVPFVDVNTITANKYNQLTREQVFALFGTDHTHTNKAGAEINAQSFVEGLKLQPSIALNNYVKK
- a CDS encoding rhamnogalacturonan acetylesterase encodes the protein MDKRAENTLKGLAMLLVAGLIGLAFTKQQKPTIYIIGDSTTKNTLPMMGWGTAFADFVDTNRISVANHAMAGRSTRTFVKEGRWDKVDSLLKPGDYVLMVFGHNEGAKPGIPPPNPDANGRATGRGVLKGIGEDTVHLTWPDGKLEIVHTFGWYFRKFIREAKSKGATPMVLSMIPHDVFKDGKVPRADQNYGLWSKQVAEQEGVIFIDMNNIAADKYEKMGADSVAKIFAADKTHTNKMGAAVNAQSVVDGIRANPKNPLNQYLLNK
- a CDS encoding glycoside hydrolase family 2 TIM barrel-domain containing protein, with translation MKKIYFPLLSLLLVTVATTHAQTTAAGRKTLSFDKSWLFFQGDPSGADKTSFADAQWKKVDVPHDWMILGEYNKDNPTGRGGGYLPSGTGWYRKHFTMDDADAAKQVSIAFDGVMANSDVWINDFHLGKRPYGYISFMYDLTGHLNFGNGKSNVISVRADNSVQPASRYYTGAGIYRHVRLVVTDALHIDNWGVYVTTPNVSADKATVHVKTTVVNSGRSTQNFTVKTTFAAADGKPVNASTSGGTRSVPAGGSVTVENDYTITKPELWSTDKPALYQALTSVSVGGKVVDDQTTSFGIREAKFTAEEGFVLNGKKLMIKGVCLHHDGGAVGAAVPLRVWERRLQLLKDLGVNGIRTSHNPVAPEFLDLCDRMGFVVMDENFDTWEANKVRGEGGYDKFFKQWGLTDTRDMVMRDRNHPSIVIYSIGNEIHDNLGDSSGFKKYRDMQDLIHKTDGTRPVTMALFRPNVSKVYDNGFAKMMDVVGQNYRENELVAAHEAHPDWKVIGTENGHTLSAWLPMRDNKYMAGQFLWTGVDYLGEADWPNTVNGQALLDRTGGSRPLSYQRESWWSEKPVVHIVRKRDNAGGGPMVADWTPADMAAYTDARVSVYSNCDEVELFLNGKSLGVKLKPANDAPRDWSVPFEKGTIKAVAKNGGKVVANDELKTAGAPAKVILTVDRPKINNNWDDVAYVTAQVVDADGVLCPNSDKVVTFSVTGPAVIAATDNGDLANHDSFILPYRNSFKGKCIAIIKGSAMGAVMVKASAPGVATGSVAINVVK